A section of the Oryzias melastigma strain HK-1 linkage group LG14, ASM292280v2, whole genome shotgun sequence genome encodes:
- the LOC112142508 gene encoding SLAIN motif-containing protein-like → MIEDFSQKTDLQDYSESSWYQYFCRQQEFEPSASQECELLDENRHGNIWADPESGRVQRCADRSFAKDARLRLEVLKSGCDLSSCCVTDSTPSNSEDDLSDAEETKESALDLVEILDIEDDVQDDESWLYEPQRKQPLVEKDSALRWCRQVLDNRSPEMETACRLLMNKLDQRSRHPIFRYSSVSAGSSVDKRSIISSFSGYNSVGKADELLYC, encoded by the exons AtgattgaggatttttctcaGAAGACGGATCTCCAAGATTACTCTGAAAGCAGCTGGTACCAGTATTTCTGCAGGCAGCAGGAGTTCGAGCCGAGTGCTAGTCAGGAGTGtgagctgctggatgaaaaTCGCCATGGCAACATCTGGGCTGATCCTGAATCTGGACGAGTACAAAGATGTGCAGATCGATCGTTCGCCAAGGATGCAAGATTAAGACTTGAAGTTTTGAAGTCAGGTTGTGATTTGTCATCCTGCTGCGTCACGGACAGCACGCCAAGCAACTCTGAAGACGACCTCTCTGATGCTGAAGAGACTAAAGAGTCAGCTTTGGATTTGGTGGAGATCCTTGATATAGAGGATGATGTGCAGGATGACGAGAGCTG GTTGTATGAGCCTCAGAGGAAACAGCCTCTTGTCGAGAAGGACTCTGCACTCAGGTGGTGTCGACAGGTGCTCGATAACCGCAGCCCTGAGATGGAGACTGCATGCCGTCTGCTCATGAACAAGCTGGACCAAA GATCGAGGCATCCAATCTTCAGGTATTCTTCAGTTTCCGCTGGTTCTTCTGTGGACAAAAGATCAATCATCTCATCATTCAGTGGCTACAACAGTGTCGGTAAAGCTGATGAACTTCTTTATTGCTAA
- the slc6a7 gene encoding sodium-dependent proline transporter translates to MREEGGKAASGSPAGGHSAAAAQNSLHLKEPAVTQNGHNPAQTASQGQGVDSPTQNPIAASTIPREQWGGKYEFLLSCIGYCVGLGNVWRFPYLCYRNGGGVFLIPYFIMLFVAGVPLFLMELSLGQYGAAGPITVWKCCPLLKGIGIGMLCVSTLVCLYYNVIIAWTFYYLGSSFQSPLPWSCDAIANAAVCSNVTAGNSSSGRARTPTEIFWNENVLGLVNSEGLHDPGPVRWPLALCLLAAWIIIFLCMLKGIRSSGKVVYVTATFPYFVLIVLIIRGATLEGSLQGIAFYLTPDWARLANAQVWNDAASQIFYSLGIGVGGLLSMASYNKFDNNVIRDTIVITTGNCCTSFFAGFAIFSILGHMAWRKGVSVGEVADTGPGLAFVAYPEALALLPGSVFWSIMFFLMLFMLGVDTLFGNMEGITTAVLDEFPQLRQNTLHKCLFLGSLCFAFYLMGLLLVTEGGIYWFTLIDSFSTSFGLIIITLFMCIGISFFYGVNQFCQDIIDMIRHCPPWCTKVLIYFEACWVFFTPFLLLFILAFIFIEMYNTSLHYGSYVYPRWGKALGVCMGATCCLQILIWAIVAISKETGTLKDRFQKAIRPLNSWRVNNLNSTIRVAEHMEPERVEAPFTVTLTDMDFHAMTWETGSQA, encoded by the exons ATGCGGGAGGAAGGAGGCAAGGCGGCATCCGGCAGCCCCGCAGGAGGACACAGCGCAGCCGCGGCGCAG AACTCCCTTCATCTAAAAGAACCCGCTGTCACCCAGAATGGTCACAACCCAGCGCAAACAGCTTCTCAGGGGCAAGGGGTTGATTCCCCCACACAGAATCCTATTGCAGCTAGCACTATCCCAAGGGAGCAGTGGGGCGGGAAATATGAGTTCCTGCTGTCCTGTATTGGATACTGCGTGGGTCTGGGCAACGTTTGGAGGTTCCCTTACCTTTGTTACCGCAATGGAGGAG gtGTGTTTCTCATCCCTTACTTCATCATGCTCTTTGTTGCGGGTGTTCCACTCTTCCTTATGGAGCTGAGTTTAGGCCAGTATGGTGCTGCTGGTCCAATCACTGTGTGGAAATGCTGCCCTCTGCTCAAAG GTATTGGAATTGGGATGCTGTGTGTGTCCACGCTGGTTTGTCTCTACTACAATGTCATCATAGCCTGGACCTTTTACTACCTGGGCAGTTCCTTCCAGAGCCCTCTGCCGTGGTCATGTGACGCCATCGCCAACGCAGCTGTCTGCAGCAACGTCACGGCAGGCAACAGCTCGTCTGGTCGAGCTCGCACCCCCACGGAAATTTTTTGGAA TGAAAATGTGCTGGGCTTAGTGAACAGTGAGGGCCTTCATGACCCGGGCCCCGTGCGTTGGCCCCTCGCCCTGTGCCTCCTAGCAGCATGGATCATCATCTTTCTTTGTATGCTGAAGGGCATCCGCAGCTCTGGcaag GTGGTTTATGTTACAGCGACCTTCCCATACTTCGTCCTCATTGTGTTGATCATCAGAGGGGCCACACTGGAGGGCTCTCTTCAGGGCATCGCTTTCTACCTCACACCAGACTGGGCCCGTTTAGCGAATGCACAG GTGTGGAACGATGCAGCATCTCAGATCTTTTACTCACTGGGTATAGGGGTTGGAGGCCTGCTATCCATGGCCTCCTACAACAAATTTGACAATAATGTTATCAG GGACACGATAGTTATCACCACAGGAAACTGCTGCACCAGCTTCTTTGCAGGATTTGCCATATTCTCCATTCTGGGTCACATGGCCTGGAGGAAGGGAGTATCTGTCGGAGAAGTGGCGGACACAG gTCCTGGCTTAGCTTTTGTCGCCTACCCAGAAGCCCTTGCTTTGCTGCCAGGCTCTGTGTTTTGGTCCATCATGTTCTTCCTCATGCTCTTTATGTTGGGGGTCGACACATTG TTTGGCAACATGGAGGGCATCACCACTGCCGTGCTGGACGAGTTCCCACAGCTCAGACAGAACACCCTGCACAAGTGCCTATTCCTGGGCAGTTTGTGTTTTGCCTTCTATCTCATGGGCCTGCTGCTTGTGACTGAA GGAGGGATTTACTGGTTTACCCTCATTGACTCCTTCAGCACCAGTTTTGgcctcatcatcatcaccctGTTCATGTGCATTGGCATCTCCTTCTTCTATG gAGTTAACCAGTTTTGTCAAGACATCATCGACATGATCCGTCACTGCCCTCCTTGGTGCACCAAAGTACTAATTTACTTTGAAGCCTGCTGGGTTTTCTTCACCCCGTTTCTCCTTTTG TTCATCTTGGCCTTTATATTCATTGAGATGTACAACACATCGCTCCACTATGGCTCCTATGTGTATCCACGATGGGGTAAAGCTTTAGGTGTGTGCATGGGTGCCACCTGCTGTCTGCAAATCCTCATCTGGGCCATTGTAGCCATCAGCAAGGAAACCGGAACCCTGAAGGAT CGTTTCCAAAAAGCAATTCGACCCCTAAATTCCTGGAGGGTAAATAACCTGAACAGCACCATCAGAGTTGCAGAGCACATGGAGCCTGAGCGAGTGGAAGCTCCATTCACCGTCACCCTTACAGACATGGATTTTCACGCCATGACTTGGGAAACGGGAAGCCAAGCATAA